A single Cannabis sativa cultivar Pink pepper isolate KNU-18-1 chromosome 7, ASM2916894v1, whole genome shotgun sequence DNA region contains:
- the LOC115695595 gene encoding uncharacterized protein LOC115695595: protein MALGTDEHGGRVRGLRYGVTQTQFFHTPRPTKRKNKDEDNEALSDMDKRLRETEESNRQLKEQMAELLRIVRSQHSGVAGTSHASGSGVGGESNKLARDDDIVSAPEAQPQSPVHVSAPRQPSTLHAEKVTAPPAPPPHTDGISEKKYPCWLHVRLEPSGLSLKVAKGFMVKEQYLKNGKFSVQGSDFLYKDYRRVFIDEVYVENARLPCPVVQNGYTTVGHAVGLYVAWLKDYITPVGVELTQRPNNQMQKKQPVSGKGQVSEELLGPRTQPQKIPERPSKKGRYVAPKRTSIINNFFKLLNMWPKTTTIHFEASKDLFGVENDSIWLPTIDIKELCQMGFLAAQPIAIWCKYDIQFLLNLKICF from the exons ATGGCCCTTGGGACAGATGAACATGGTGGTCGAGTCCGGGGCTTGCGTTATGGTGTCACTCAAACCCAATTTTTCCACACTCCACGCCCTACAAAGAGGAAGAATAAAGATGAGGATAATGAAGCATTGTCAGATATGGATAAGCGACTCCGTGAGACAGAGGAGAGTAATAGACAACTTAAAGAACAAATGGCTGAACTCCTGCGTATAGTTCGTTCCCAGCATAGTGGTGTTGCGGGTACATCACATGCGTCTGGTTCAGGTGTTGGAGGAGAATCAAACAAACTAGCCCGTGATGATGACATTGTTTCTGCTCCTGAAGCACAACCACAAAGTCCTGTCCATGTCTCTGCTCCACGACAACCGAGTACACTGCATGCTGAGAAGGTAACCGCTCCACCAGCTCCACCGCCACATACCGATGGCATTTCAGAAAAG aAATATCCATGTTGGCTGCATGTTCGGTTGGAGCCTAGTGGATTGTCATTGAAAGTTGCTAAGGGATTCATGGTGAAGGAGCAATATTTGAAGAATGGCAAGTTCTCAGTCCAGGGTTCTGATTTCCTCTACAAGGATTATCGTCGGGTTTTCATCGATGAAGTCTATGTAGAAAATGCCCGTCTTCCATGTCCCGTCGTTCAAAATGGATACACCACTGTAGGTCATGCTGTAGGACTTTATGTAGCATGGCTAAAGGACTACATTACGCCAGTTGGAGTAGAGTTG ACGCAACGCCCCAATAACCAAATGCAGAAAAAGCAACCTGTGAGTGGAAAAGGACAAGTATCTGAAGAATTACTTGGTCCTCGAACACAGCCTCAAAAAATACCAGAGAGGCCAAGTAAAAAGGGTCGCTACGTTGCACCAAAAAGGACTTCAATAATCAACAACTTTTTTAAGTTACTCAACATGTGGCCAAAAACAACAACGATCCACTTTGAGGCCAGCAAGGATTTATTTGGGGTTGAAAACGACTCGATATGGCTTCCAACAATTGACATCAAGGAATTGTGCCAAATGGGATTTTTAGCAGCCCAACCTATTGCAATCTGGTGCAAGTATGATATCCAATTCTTATTAAACTTGAAAATTTGTTTTTAG